GCTATTGCTGTATGTCCATTGAGGGTGAATGATTGCTCAACCTTTAATCTAGCCATCAAACACAAGGACACAGCATCATCAGTATATATTAATTTGTTGTGAAGATAAAGGGGTGTAGAGAACTAACTTGGGGGATTATTCCCAAATGCTTCACCTGCAAATTGAGATCCAATAAATCAgcatgttaaattattaaattatatgttGGCTCTCAGATAAATAGATTATGTTATAAACAAATAGCTTGATTTCTCCATTTTCTGAATGCTGAAATTGTGATATTTTGTTGTATAAGCCTATCACATAAACATGATATCACTTTTGCAGCTTTTTGATTGTGTAATATGTCCCGGTAGCAGTAGAAAAACAAGCTCATTAGAGGTCTCCCCTAGACTGTGAAACAACACACACGTTGTCAGTCCCCACACCACAGTGTCACCACAGTGACACGCTCATGTGGTGCCAGAGAGTTCGCCTTTTCCCCTGCTAAATACTCATGAGAGGCACCTTTAAGGATAATGTAACCCTGTGTTGTAGACCTGAGGGAAATGAGCTGATAAAACAGAGCGGTACACAAACTGTCATCTGAATCCCGCTGTACCAAGACcctaaagaaaacagagaaaaaaagtttaACTAATGATTTTTGTACCAGCATGGCTCCGGATCAAAGAGGCAAAACCAGTTGGGTGACTGTTAGGTCAGCAGggcaaacaaatgaaaatcctTTGATTAGAACCAGACATCTTACACACCCCAGACGTCCTCCTCCCAACCGACCAAAGCGGCTAATCAGTGTTATTTGGATCTGAAGTCAAGTCAAACTACAGAACTACTGCACTTTTCATGAAATCTGTCACACACAGCTAGAAAACACAATTCTCATCATCACATGAAATAACTCTGCAGCATGTTGCAGATACTTTAAAACTACTGCAGAATTTAAAGGATAAGTCAACTTCATCTTAAGAAGTAAAATGATATTACTAGGTATCACTAAGACTTAGCAACCAAAACAAGTCATTTGAGGTTCGATTGGTGTTGATGCCTGAATATAAAACATGGCAACACTTTCTTTCTGGCTCTATTTTCCTGTATAAGCCTACTCTCTTGCTTTACCTGCATCTTTTCTAGAGGTCATCCTCCCACTGCAGGGCAGTGATGAGAGGATGAGATGTGAAGATGAAGGACtagatcaaacacacacacacacaccatacaggGCATACTTGCTGGATCTACTGGCATTTTATTGTGCCACAGTTCCACCACATGTTACTGCCTTTGTAATGGATCattctgtttagttttgttgtctCGCAGCCTGGTTTCAGTTCTTGGTTCTGATAAAGTAAACTGCTTTCAGATTATAGATGGAGAGTGTCAAAAGAAGAGTACAATTATGAAGAATTAAATATATTCTACATTCGAATTTCACAGCCTGATGTGCAATATTGCAGTCAGTCAAAACATACACACCAAACACTATTTATCATATCAAGGACTTTGAGGAAGAGAAGCGCACTGAAGCTTGGATCAAATTTGTGACTGCATTTTACTCACTCAGATATTTAAACCAGATTATGGCCATCCATCAACACACTTTTCAATAAGCTTGTTGTATTATTAACATTTGAATATATTAATTTTTCATGGATTTGTGCTGCCTTCATGCTGTATCATCTGTTAACAGTCCCCTCCGATCAACTCTGGTATTCAATTACATAATAGATTTCCAGCCCATGAGCAATCTGAAgccttttcatttattaatgaaGCATGTATCATTATATTGTGATAAATACAGCAGCAGCGGTACTAATATACATTCATCTGCCATTCCAAAAACACAACTCACTGATTACATTATACCTACAACACGAAGACATTTATCATGGTtcattcacacactgttttCATCCTCGTCTGATGTCACAGTGATGTACTGGTTAATGTTGTAATCATTCTTTGCAAATATTAATAGCACACTATTTTATTTGACCATATTGAGCATTGATATGCGCAGCCATAATAACATTTGCTAGCTACAGATTTCTGGTGTTTATAAGTTGTTTATAACACTCTATAGTGTGGatgtaaacacagtttattaATGAATGTAGCACCTGTGAGGTAATGCTGGTGTATTCATAGATAATTAATGAAACACagctataataatataaacttATTAAGCAGAGTTATGATTGCCAATAACAACTGCATGAAACACTAAAATCATCACTATATCTAATTACaagtacatttttgtgtgttataactatgtattaaatgttatgttctgcttatatatatagtaaatagAGGTATTTGTAGTATTAGCAACATGTTACGTGAAGTCTATAGGATGAAAACTGTCTACAAAACAGAGGTTTTTAAAGAAGTTATGCTTCAAAGTAGATATAAAATTTACATGATTTTTATAGGTGACTCCCTCACTTTCttcatttacttatttacttagAATGAGTTTGAGTTTCAAACTGTTGTTGGAAAAAACATAACTCAACATGTTACaattttttctgtattttctaaCACTTTACAGGTTAAAATATGAATCAAGAAAACAATCAGCAGATTACtggttaataaaaaataacagattCAGCCCTATTACAGTACCTATGAATAAAGAAACAGCAAGAATGATTTCTTACTACAAATCATCACATATGGTACCATTTCCACCTCAATAATGTGTTACGctacactcacaaacacaaccttCCTCCACTGTTTGATCCAAATGTGCTACTATTGAAATATCAAAGGTATGACTAATGCATACTAAAGAAAGACTCCAGCTCTTTGTGCACCACAGGAAATTCTCAGACTATGACCTAGTTCTTGTGCCAGTAATGTAACATAACAGCAGGGTATCTGCAGCTCTCGCTAATATCACAGGATCTCTTCAGCAGATTGTACTCACACCTGACTGAACGACTGACCGTAAGATGTTTTCCATAAAGCTCCAGCTACGTGTATTCTGGGCGAGTGAATCAACCTTGACACTGCAAAATATTATCCATCCGTTTTAATTGCGATGACGTATCATTTGCAATAGGAGCTCAGGTAAAGCCTTGCTCTGAAATTGCTGATGTCAAACTGATGAGTGATCTGCAAACCTCTGGGACTGTCTGACACTGAAGGGACCTAAGCAGATAAACTAATTGgcacatgtctgtgttttgttcctGAGGTGGAAGCAAATGAGTGTACAGTCAGCTGAGAGGCAGGGAGGGGACTCCGCAACACACATCACCGTCACTGGGGACAAGGAAGGAAACTCAGCGGGAGTGTACACTGTCACAAGGTCATGGAAACACCACAGTACAGATGGTATTTTAGGCATTAGCCAGGGAGAAGCATTCCCTCTGAGACAGAAATACAGGGAATTAGAACGGGAGGtggcagctgcagagagagttGAAGTTAAACaggagaaactgaagaaaacactgAGCAAGATGACACTGACGGACGGCATTAAATAAGTTTTAAGAAAATAAGGGGACAAAATGGTCGCATTTGGAAAAATAGTAATGCAACAGTATGTTGTAAGTGCAGTCAAAAGGGTGGtgatacaataaaataaagtgggTGGTCATCCATCTTTTTAATATTGTGCTTCAGTGTGTGCTGATTTTGTACGGTATCGCATACATATGTCTccactttaataaaaaaactaaaaaataaaatacttctCTGCAAAACAGCAGGTTCTCATGTGAATTTGTTCAAATGAACgggttattttttcattatttcagcaGTGGCAACACCTCAAACATCAAAGAGATGCTTTGGTAGTGGAGATATGTTGCATTGAGGCTGGCCTTCAAAGCGCTCAGCATTCATGCAGtgaataccttttttttttttttttttttttccagtagcaTATTCACAGCAGTCCTCTGAAGTGATCAGTAGCTCTCATCTGCAGATGTGCATGAACTGAATCAAGGCTGTACAGTAAAAAGTACcacataatgaaaaatgtctCTTTGGTTTATTAGTGATGGGAGTTACAGCAAAGGTTACAGCGTGGTAAAGTGGAAAAGTATTagcaacaaaatataaatagagaataaaaagttaaactaCTCACTTTGAGGAATATTGAGTTACTGGAATAGAAAGGGGTGATGAGGTTTGATTCAAACAAAGTAAAGTGCCTCATAATTGTACTGCACAGTGGTGAAACGTAAGTTCTTTAACTCAACAATGCAACAATCAGTACAATTctgaggtacttgtactgtatGGCAGTATTTCCATTACTTCACTAATGTTCAAAGGTAAACACTGTACTTTTTATACTCCACTGTCATTTAACAACACTGGATAGTACTTGAATTCACAAATtaagattataaaaaaaataaaaaacattaacaaatgaTGATATACTATTAGAAATGTAAGTTCATGAACTCAGGTACAATTctgaggtacttgtactgtatGACAGTATTTCCATTACTTCACTAATGTTCAGAGGTAAACACTGTACTTTTTATACTCCACTGTCATTTAACAACACTGGATAGTACTTGAATTTACAAATTAGGATtattcaaacaaataaaaaaaaacactaacaaatgATGATATACTATTAGAAATGTACCTAGTCATTATGTTGAAATGAGTCCCTCTACATgttgagtacttttacttgtggTACTTTGCACTGAGGCCTCTCCTTTCTTGACTCGTCACCTTGTCTTTAAAGGGCTTTGGACCTCTCACTCACCGCTCTGTGCGCCCTCGCTCGtcttcttcttccctcctcctTTGCTTCTGTCGGAGTCCTGTCGACTCAGGACCTCGGACAGCGACTGGCGGGAGCTCTGTCGTCCGGTCTGGATGGCGACGAACCGTGCGCTCTTCTTCTTGGGCCGGTCCGGTTTCGGAGCGGACTGGCTCCTCTCCAGGTCATGGCTCTCCGGTTCCGAACCCACTTTCACCAGCGCGTTCCTCGTCCTCGTTAGAGCAGAAGTCACCGAGCCCATAACCAAAGAAGAGAAAAGCTTCAAACCCTCAGTGGAAACCGGTGCGTCCGAGTTCACCGCTCATTGAGACGcgagtcattttcttttttgttcctttCGCTTCGCTGAAAAGTGTTAAATCCTTCACAAACACTTATCCTAACTTCATTTTCCAAGTGTCGTGCCTGTTACCGAGCGATGCAACACTAAAAGCGCACTGAAAACCGAGTTTAAAGCCGTCATGTCGGCGTTTCCCCCGGTTTGCGTCTCCTCCGCCAGGTGCGCGTCACATGGAGAAAGTTGCTCAGTCGACAAACACACGGATCTCACGGGACAAACCAGCGCAAACAAGCAGCGTTAATGAACCAACACGTAGGCCTGTGATCTACACGGGTTATTTAAATGAGTGGAAACCCAACTCCTtctaaaaataatgttaaagacaaaacactAGTGGAGTTACTAAGTTCAAATCACGTTTGGACGCCTGTGGTGAGGGGGGGATGCTCGCGAGATGTGGCCCGAGTTCAACAAACTATTCCAGTGAAGTGGGATTTTTAAAACCTCCAGTTCTCAGTGACCCAGAGACGGTTCAGCTGGCATCCATCACCGACAGATGGCAGTCAGAGACAGCAGGTCTGATAGTGAGCTTTTGGAGTCTTGGGTCCAGGCATCATATGGAGTCAATGTGGAAATGTCCTGCTTTGGGTTTGTGCAGCAATCAGTGCCGCAGGAAACATTACAGGAATAGAGAGGGGGGGGAATGAATGATGTTTAATTATAGCTGGGGTCATGCAATCAGTCATGCAATCAgtcaaaacagtaaaaatagcCAGAATTAGTTTACTCAGGTTCATTAAACCACGCATTAACACGCTTTGTTTTACGTCTTTGCTGTCTTTTTTGTTGGCCGGGCCCTAATCCCTACAAACATCCTAatagttaaaattaaaaatctatttttatgtatttatttgtttgcttctTGACTGTTTAAGAGATTTTGATTCAATTGAGCTAATGTAATTTACTCAACCACCGATATTTGTGGAGTGCCACTGGTTTGTACAGCACATAACTTCATGACACGAATAGGACTTATAAGCCAATTTATCTGtcagtttgttttaataatttgacCCATTCATTTACATTGATAAAATCACTGCTTGCATTAcacaatacagtatatagtcTACAAATTAGTTGTTTTTATAACTGTGACTAGAGTTCATAAATTGCTTAAAATGACAATTATGTCCTTTTGATGTATTGCAAATTAAAGTATTACACCTCATGCACAGTATTCAGTTTCAGTCTTAATACTTTATTGCTGCATACAGGCAACTGTGACATCTTTAGCATACAGATTtcctggtgtgtgtttgtgtgcatactgGATCAATCAAAAACACTACTTTGGTTACAAAGAAAGATTTTTGTAGATCTAAGTTGTAGATCTCTATGTTGTGCTGATTTATTGATGTGTctaaacaaatgtgacaaagaaaaatggTTTCAGCAGAGGAGGAAGCAAAATAGAGTCCGTGTCAGCTAACAGCCTCACTGGATCATCACATATAAAGGCACTTAATGAAGcggttttctttttgtgtggttctagtttctttgcttgattgCAGCCCCAGTGAACTGTGTTGCTCCATATTGCTGTTGTTGGTTGTTTGGCAAGAACAAAGACATTATTACTCCATGTCGTCGTGGTTCTGGGTCGACTCGTTGATCACCTGAATAAAGGATGAAGAGGGCAGAGGCAAAGTGATGAACAAGAGTTCAGGAGCTCAAATGCCTATTAAAAAAGTACTTCACTGATCTTCACTAGAAATCTTAGTCATTGCATTCTACCTGACCATCTCTGGTCTCAATGGTCTTGATGAGAACCTTCTTGGTTGTTGTGGTTTCAACATTAGGTCTGGAATCAACAATTGCATCtaggagagaaacagagtgaCGTATTAATCAGCTGGTAATATCATAATTAATTCTAACATCGCTGCTGTGAAAACCATATGCACAAAGGGATGGTACCTCTCAGGTTTAGAGATGAGAAGTTTGGCAGTGGGGTAGAGATTCTGAAAGAGACAAATACATACAAAGCATGTGTCATGTATGTTGTCATGAATGGTGGTGTGCGTGCAGTACATCTCACTACAAGACATTTATACATcacctgctctcctctccttccagCAGCTTCCTGTAGGTGGCGATCTCGATGTCCAGGGCCATCTTGACATTTAGGAGATCCTGGTACTCCCGGAGGTGACGAGCCATCTCGTCCTTCATATTGTGAATGTCCTGCTCCAGGCGGCTGATGGTATCCTGGTAACCGTTCGTCTCCAGGGAGAAATTTTCCTCTATTTCTCTCATCTGGCGCTCCAAGGACTCATTCTAGGACGGCAGCCAAAATTGTACAAAATGACACGTAGGCAGTGAAAATAACTTGtttcacataaaaatataatgcaagaattatttttttgctctgtgatctgtgaaaataaacacctctatatatatatatatatacacaaagaggatattttcctctttgctgtGTCACCACTTAAACATGTGCAGATTATTTTCTGAACCCTTTGTGAGTAAGTACAAAAAGCCAAGTGTGTCTGATTGTATCTGTATATGAATATTACATCATTATCATGTATATTACTATGCTTCATACTCACAGTCCCTTTGAGGGCATCCACCTCACAAGTTAGTGCCTGAACTTGACGTCTATAATCATTGGCTTCCTGCTTGGCCACTCTCAAAGCGTCATTATTTCTGGCTGCAGCTTCAGTGAGATCAGCAAACTGCCAATCACAATGACAAAGATGGACATGTGTAGAGGAAGAGAGAATGGAGAAATCAACAGTTCAGTAAATGTTGAGTCAGAGCTTGCATGTAAATTATGAAAGATGTGGCCGCAAATAAACCAATCATCAACCAACTATCTGAACCAACCAGTTCAGATGCACGCTGGAAAAGCACACACCAAGTTGAAAGTTGCTAAACTGCACCACAGAGCTGAGGGGAACTACACAGTTGTGTGATCTGTTGTTAAATATAGTGACTATAGCTGCTTTAAGTTTTATCAGTGCAAAAAACTTTATGTCAGCACAACTGTGGAAGACCTTCACCTTGGATTTGTACCATTCCTCAGACTCCTGGATGTTTTTGGAGGCCAGGTTCTCATACTGCAGGCGCACATCTCTCAGAGCAGCCGTCAGGTCAGGTTTAGCTATGTCCATGTCCACCTgcacttgctgctgctgctggacctgGACCAGCTCCAGCATTTCCTGCAACAGAGTCAACAGAGCCGCTAAGTGGAAATGTTTTGATCTTTTGCTTACTCAAACGAGATGAATGCATTTGACCACAATGACAGTTCATTTTAATTGCATACTCTTTACACGCCAGACTTTGCTTACGAGTCACTGAACCCTAATCATTTTGTTAATCTGAGCAGATTAACAAATACTTCACGCTATTTGCCACATTTTTAAGCGTGTCTTTATTTCACAGTATTAGTCTGCACGTTGGCAGTGTTTCCGCTGCAGACTGAGTCAGCTCTAGCCGCAAAAAAGAAGCTTACCTCATCGTGCAGCTTCTTGAGGAAGTTGATTTCCTCCTGGAGGGACTCTACCTTCCGCTCCAGGTCCAGTCTGGCAAGGGCAGCATTGTCTACATCCTGTGCCGTGACACTGACTATTAGTAAGATGACTTGTGAAGGTGACATCAATTATGCATTGTATGTTTGCTGACACGGAAAAATATGTTCTTTCACATGCTGTAAAGAGCATCTATGTACACAAAATGACCTATTGTGGAGTGAGGCAccttcacaaacacatgcatcCAATAAAAATCAACTATAGGCACATGACCAGTGCCACTGCAGATGCTGGTTATTAAGAGTTTTCTCGTGATTTTCATGAGTTGGCTAAACGAGAACTACACTTTCTACTCCAATACAATTCAGAGATAGCCATACGTCTTCcaccacacacaaataaagcAGGGTCCACCCCTGTTTGATTAAATAAAGGGGGGACTACAGTGCTCCCAGGACCATACAGCGTTATTCAAGAGGCCCTTAATCCAATTTGTTATAAACTAGCTGCATTCTTAACCTAAAAATCTCCATTGGTTGTTCTGACAGAAGTTTAGTTGTTCTGCTAGAAGTTGTACATTATAAATTTACTCATTTCTCAACTGaatcaaatatgaaataaagtttttcttGATAAGAAAAATGCtataatgtaaaacattctATTATACTCTGAATATCTCATTATAACTCATTGTTACGTACTTTATCTCTGCGGGACCACAACGCCGTGCTTTGTCAGGGTGTTGGCAGGCTGGTAACTGAGGTATGAGCAAATGAAGCAGCTTTGCCACTGCTCTAATGCCACAAACAAAGTGTGCTATTCAGCAGGGTTTCCCAAACAGGCCCTAGGCTGGAAGAGTGACTGTCTGCCTGACTGAGCGAGAGCCGGCTGCAGGCCCTTCATTGTTGTCTGTGTGCCACCCTGGCTGGCCACAGGGACTTCCTTCCTGCCATTTATACAGACAAGGACATAATCCATGCAATCCACTTGTGTAAAGTATTGATAACTTGCAAAGCAGATAACCACTGTAAACGCATTAGTACTCTTAACTATGAATCTAAAAACTACACAAAGCAGcattttctatctttttttgCACAGAAACTCACAtcaaataaagtttatttatatatccaCACATCACAAATTTGCCCCAAGAGCTTTACAATCCTTCCTATGAAATCAATCTGAAGCTATTTACACAAGTCATCATCACTTCAATATTCACCATGAAACCATCGAGGGTGAACTATTTCTGACAAGATGACACAAAgaagtgagtttttttttttttttgtgctgctgctctcccaAAAGGAGACCGTCGGATCACATGGTGGATGGTCTTCTCGCTCTGATAACCACATTGGGTGCACACTGTTGTGCCTGTGCCCGGCTCATTCAGCGCGACCAGTCAGATTTAAAAGGATCTCCTCACAGTGCAAGCCTGACTTAACTCAACAGCCACAACTTGGCCTTTTGTACGTTCTGGTCTGCAGCTGGCTGGACTCTCCTGTTGTGCCATCAGAAGAGCACAttcctgtttctgcagctcatGAGCAGTTATTAGATAGAAATCCACTAGAGGAAGGGCTCATTTACACCACATAACTGGAAAAGGTGAGATGTGTGGAGCTAATTAAGGTTAATCTCTTCTCTTAAGCATCGCCGTCATcactttaattcagtttaaaccCTTATTTTAACCAAGAACAGCCGAGGAGGGGGCATCAGCATCTTCTGCTGCTAAAAACTAACCTCATCCCATATAATTATCACTCACTTTTCAAAATCCCATTACGAAACCACAACTAGATGCAGTTTTATGCGATGTGTGCACACAGTTCATACCGTACCTGTCTGAAGCTCTGCATGAtgttctctgcctcctctcGCTGGGATGTCTCATCCTGCAACCTGCAAAGACGGACAAAGAGCAGGCATTTCACTTTGACAGCCTCTTTTCCAAATGACCTGTTCTCTCTGCATCCCCAGCTCTGTTTGTCTCCACTTCTGAGTTATGTTATGAAGACATTTCATTAGAAAATAAACTTCAATCTGTCTAAAGGCTGCAGCAGATTCTGCTTTGGCTACATGTAATTCAAAAGGAGGACATTTAGAAATAGCCTAATAACTGGGGATGCGCTTGTCATCCATGGGTCTACATGCTAAATCAAAAGTTATGGAGTTTCTTTAAGAttacacagcagagaaaagaagaggtgCCACGCCTCCTACTTCTCTCTCAGCCTGTCGATGTCCTCCACCAGGTTATCCCGGTGAACTTCTACCCGGGCCTTCTCGTTGGTGAGCAGGTCCACCTGTCGCCTCAGCTCCCGCATCTCGTCCTCGTACAGGTCTCCGACGCGGGACGTGCCTTTCccccgcagctgctccagctccgCCAGCAGGATCTTGTTCTGCTGCTCCAAGAAACGCACCTTCTCGATGTAATTGGCGAACCGGTCGTTGAGCGACTGCATCTGCGCCTTCTCGTTGGTGCGGTTCGTGATGAACTCGCTGTTTATGGCGTCGGACAGGGAGAAGTCCAGGTTTTCGGAGGACAGCCGGGGCATGGCCGAGCTGCTCCGAAGCCTGTGGGTCTTCGTGGCGTAGACGGTCGGAGCGGATGACAGACCGAAGGAGACCCGAGAGGAGCGCACCG
The window above is part of the Anabas testudineus chromosome 17, fAnaTes1.2, whole genome shotgun sequence genome. Proteins encoded here:
- the viml gene encoding vimentin like, producing MSYKPAPHSSYKKMFGGDRVAVRTPYTSRQFSSPVRSSRVSFGLSSAPTVYATKTHRLRSSSAMPRLSSENLDFSLSDAINSEFITNRTNEKAQMQSLNDRFANYIEKVRFLEQQNKILLAELEQLRGKGTSRVGDLYEDEMRELRRQVDLLTNEKARVEVHRDNLVEDIDRLREKLQDETSQREEAENIMQSFRQDVDNAALARLDLERKVESLQEEINFLKKLHDEEMLELVQVQQQQQVQVDMDIAKPDLTAALRDVRLQYENLASKNIQESEEWYKSKFADLTEAAARNNDALRVAKQEANDYRRQVQALTCEVDALKGTNESLERQMREIEENFSLETNGYQDTISRLEQDIHNMKDEMARHLREYQDLLNVKMALDIEIATYRKLLEGEESRISTPLPNFSSLNLRDAIVDSRPNVETTTTKKVLIKTIETRDGQVINESTQNHDDME